One stretch of Toxoplasma gondii ME49 chromosome XI, whole genome shotgun sequence DNA includes these proteins:
- a CDS encoding hypothetical protein (encoded by transcript TGME49_306895~Predicted trans-membrane domain (TMHMM2.0):25-45:59-82:94-117:120-143), with protein sequence MEDTAQSTPTTAVSAKKNAWMQASRLGLRGFSIIYGIMCVYLLTQTSKDLTVEGEKPPAMRWLTAISCVGLVGSTLGCLVSFESWKTRSMTSVTILAFTINFILSIISIFVVCFTHFSIFWIIFTALHIFLSLMSSGAAYGSFATTAKPAPVDETTPLTIDQVTGGDVA encoded by the coding sequence ATGGAGGACACTGCTCAATCAACACCCACCACAGCCGTTTCGGCCAAGAAGAATGCTTGGATGCAAGCGTCGCGTCTGGGTTTGCGTGGCTTTTCCATAATTTACGGCATCATGTGCGTTTATTTATTGACACAGACTTCAAAGGACCTAACAGTTGAGGGTGAGAAGCCACCAGCAATGAGGTGGTTGACGGCGATTTCGTGCGTCGGCCTGGTCGGAAGCACTCTTGGCTGCCTCGTGTCCTTTGAGTCTTGGAAGACCCGCTCCATGACCAGCGTGACCATCCTTGCTTTTACCATCAATTTTATCCTCTCTATCATATCCATCTTCGTTGTTTGCTTCACCCACTTCTCAATCTTCTGGATCATCTTCACGGCACTGCACATCTTCCTCTCACTGATGTCCTCCGGGGCTGCATATGGCAGTTTTGCGACCACTGCCAAACCGGCACCGGTCGACGAAACAACGCCTTTAACAATTGACCAGGTCACCGGTGGAGATGTCGCCTGA
- a CDS encoding hypothetical protein (encoded by transcript TGME49_306890), whose amino-acid sequence MAGGRRPETETVSLSSLDRLLSSCLPSPLRKTAVFLLLVAAVCKNIPQTAAAGPIEIPAPAPHVIRKQSSRGVSNQQHLPSDAFSNPSSFTAVGLDDLLPAPSTDEQVPGSDRGTQQSGQSRRPFGNDVATSATGNEEAAQTKIFRQGSVRKSRKPSHAPIGAEDDASTVTRFTDPTGSPNAELPFLEKVVESKRGSTAGGPRGSRSIAKRRSPFIAEVMWQQPFQIPQDLLETQGTVGADPQKAEWEDKKPGDLLVDSVLPSIAPEPPHFALENPVKKQGSSASLGLTDGDTKTGDSAVIAEQAPQEVEQKERSTGSIRQPLIDAMASVDALPNAPVTAETEIPMLLGSAAPGRDFASGPASFESPPPLPLPQRESDVYLWGGSFFPGLQGTTDGMLAQHRGDSTSALLSLLAGDNTSLESQQSDPLKLLQWVQKPHTVTETDAHGLLNIGGSNAPFHDFGGPLQLPLVGLQPTPAFSFSRTTGESGGEHQLPASIDHFLKGPPPLMKQASPSVGIASVLRERADQPGISPFRGEAAPAHNGSTPSTVKYSSMDAYHGLSSETSRPPSEVQNRELTPATGTPPYGGNYSASSSEIPPRPLSLSEQAEKAAKLVRGLSSANPLPPELQMEEPQRDIRFQRTDRTQPGASEHSANALEAEGRHALESIPPKDTSGPRTITSQRSGDKGEGSSSYNAASGVTPSEDDRLKRPMSGAVHAQTPESKQKRGVPRFNMGALRRTATPGIQCFATFLSAIPDEDLKQNLLVVVDQDAELTETFAAVSDSDDGRPVSSIVSALDNIGFALRRLGIPKSGEAVFKAGILVRKFRYLLAMFAERLSSGIYQRDTETVQECLSQEVSSALHRIVGYFETHKRVLEQAGVPSIDKLSSDITFYRRIDRLLELYCPPYVELVQHEDGSNDLDFSLLRSIETDPSARELKRQGLLGESSASVESHTEPDKSQAKQYSSGAKSSMPREGQEVGVRRDLHSESQEGNGSTRLAGKGHQELTFEREETPGGAHLPSKEGHPKAEEAEREAPFSEESARENKLLAAIKELLSANRPSSRSPSAHEQARQSGSSRNNPVSPTVVLQSVTEGKEKGQLPGEPLATPMANVTKSLPVSSSARTAHKTNDGDKSSEVTHLESEQKRQVKQRRNDKKTEQTTSHSKGQPDVSSVAEVTLTFQLKTKTKDGDANNETSASGDAEGGRHPDEGVVAGPREGNEDLRQKPSKKLDDEGEQKSSRSQIGGSSSSSVREGIAALREENSGTSGPELPSGSHTQASETASNSAATRKTRSRSQDDDVNIQAKPSIILSSTKDTGVGKSESLVTPQVLRSRAVVLTAEALAFPQATETVVMPGQQAVVAAQHRATAWTGTDGSHEQAAPRRP is encoded by the coding sequence ATGGCGGGGGGGAGACGCccggaaacagaaacagtcTCACTGTCTTCACTAGaccgccttctctcgtcgtGTTTACCTTCCCCACTGCGTAAAACTGctgttttcctcctcctcgtcgccgctgTGTGCAAGAACATCCCTCAAACGGCGGCTGCGGGGCCGATCGAAATTCCAGCCCCCGCGCCACACGTTATCAGAAAGCAGAGTTCGCGTGGAGTGTCGAACCAGCAGCACCTACCTTCCGATGCTTTTTCTAATCCCTCTTCTTTCACAGCAGTTGGGTTAGACGATTTGTTACCTGCCCCCTCCACTGACGAACAAGTTCCAGGTTCTGACCGAGGGACGCAACAAAGTGGCCAGTCACGGAGACCATTTGGAAATGATGTGGCGACCAGCGCGACAGGAAATGAGGAGGCTGCACAGACGAAAATTTTTCGCCAAGGCAGTGTTCGGAAGTCAAGGAAGCCCTCGCATGCTCCTATAGGCGCTGAGGATGACGCGTCTACAGTGACAAGGTTCACCGACCCAACAGGAAGTCCTAACGCTGAACTTCCATTCCTGGAGAAAGTTGTTGAGAGTAAGAGGGGCAGCACCGCCGGTGGACCTCGAGGTTCGCGATCAATCGCAAAGCGGAGAAGTCCTTTCATTGCTGAAGTGATGTGGCAGCAACCTTTCCAAATTCCCCAGGACTTGCTGGAAACACAAGGGACGGTTGGAGCTGACCCGCAGAAGGCTGAGTGGGAAGACAAGAAGCCAGGGGATCTGCTCGTTGATTCTGTTCTCCCGAGCATCGCGCCGGAACCACCCCACTTCGCGCTGGAAAACCCTGTAAAAAAACAGGGatcgtctgcttcgctggggTTGACCGACGGCGACACCAAGACGGGAGACAGCGCCGTCATTGCGGAACAGGCTCCACAGGAAGtagaacagaaagaaagatcAACCGGATCTATCCGACAGCCGTTGATAGATGCAATGGCGTCTGTGGATGCGTTGCCGAATGCACCTGTCACAGCCGAGACCGAGATTCCCATGCTTCTGGGCTCAGCTGCGCCCGGTCGTGATTTTGCCTCAGGCCCCGCAAGTTTTGAATCCCCCccccctctgcctcttcctcaaCGAGAGTCCGACGTATACTTGTGGGGAGGAAGCTTCTTTCCAGGCTTGCAAGGCACCACTGATGGCATGCTGGCGCAGCACCGAGGCGATTCCACTAGTgctcttttgtctctgctcGCAGGTGACAATACTAGTTTGGAGTCGCAGCAAAGCGACCCTCTCAAACTTTTACAGTGGGTTCAAAAGCCCCATACAGTGACAGAAACCGACGCGCATGGACTTTTGAACATAGGCGGCAGCAACGCGCCCTTTCACGACTTCGGTGGACCCCTACAACTGCCACTGGTGGGCCTGCAGCCGACGCCTGCGTTCTCCTTTTCACGCACAAcaggagaaagtggaggCGAACACCAGCTGCCCGCGAGTATTGATCACTTTCTGAAGGGCCCTCCGCCTCTCATGAAGCAAGCTTCGCCGTCTGTAGGAATTGCATCCGTGCTCAGAGAACGCGCTGATCAGCCTGGGATTTCCCCTTTCCGTGGAGAGGCGGCACCAGCACACAACGGGAGCACTCCTTCGACAGTAAAATACAGTTCTATGGACGCATATCATGGGCTGAGCTCAGAGACGTCTCGTCCGCCTTCAGAGGTTCAGAACAGAGAGCTCACCCCTGCCACAGGCACTCCACCTTATGGCGGGAACTACTCAGCTTCGTCGTCTGAGATTCCTCCCCGACCCCTCTCTCTGAGCGAACAAGCTGAAAAAGCGGCAAAACTGGTGCGAGGTTTATCCTCTGCCAACCCCCTTCCGCCGGAACTTCAAATGGAGGAGCCTCAAAGGGACATTCGATTTCAGCGAACAGACCGTACTCAGCCGGGGGCGAGTGAACATTCGGCGAATGCACTTGAAGCTGAGGGGCGTCACGCTTTGGAGTCTATTCCACCAAAGGATACATCCGGTCCTAGAACGATCACGAGCCAGCGCAGTGGAGACAAAGGTGAAGGCAGTTCGAGCTACAACGCAGCTAGTGGAGTGACGCCCTCTGAAGATGACCGCCTGAAGAGACCAATGTCTGGAGCAGTCCACGCTCAGACACCTGAGTCCAAACAAAAGCGCGGAGTTCCCAGATTCAATATGGGTGCACTTAGACGTACAGCCACTCCAGGCATTCAGTGTTTTGCGACCTTCCTTTCTGCGATTCCGGACGAAGATCTGAAGCAGAATTTGCTTGTAGTTGTTGATCAAGACGCAGAACTCACTGAGACTTTTGCTGCGGTGTCGGATTCAGACGATGGCCGGCCCGTATCGAGCATTGTCTCGGCCCTTGACAATATTGGCTTCGCGTTGAGACGTTTGGGTATTCCTAAGAGTGGAGAGGCCGTGTTCAAAGCCGGGATTCTGGTACGCAAATTTCGATACTTGCTCGCGATGTTTGCAGAGCGGCTTTCATCTGGAATATatcagagagacacagaaacagtgCAGGAATGCCTGAGCCAAGAAGTTTCAAGTGCACTACATCGTATTGTGGGATATTTCGAAACGCACAAGCGCGTGCTCGAACAGGCTGGGGTCCCGAGCATCGATAAGTTGTCTTCGGACATTACGTTTTACAGGCGAATTGATAGACTTCTTGAATTGTACTGCCCGCCATACGTGGAATTGGTTCAGCATGAGGACGGCTCAAACGACCTCGATTtcagtctccttcgctcAATTGAAACGGATCCATCGGCAAGAGaactgaagagacagggacTCCTTGGTGAATCTAGCGCGTCTGTGGAAAGCCATACGGAGCCAGACAAGTCTCAGGCAAAGCAATATAGTTCCGGCGCTAAGAGCAGCATGCCAAGGGAAGGACAGGAAGTCGGCGTAAGGAGGGATCTGCACAGTGAAAGCCAGGAAGGTAACGGCAGCACCCGCCTGGCTGGAAAAGGACATCAAGAACTTACCTTTGAACGGGAAGAAACGCCTGGAGGAGCTCACTTGCCCAGTAAGGAAGGACACccgaaggcagaagaagctgaacgAGAAGCGCCTTTTTCGGAAGAGAGTGCTCGAGAGAACAAGCTGCTCGCTGCCATCAAAGAGCTACTCAGTGCCAACCGCCCGAGTTCAAGATCACCTTCTGCACATGAGCAAGCTCGACAGAGTGGCAGCTCTCGAAACAATCCCGTGTCACCTACTGTCGTCTTGCAGTCAGTCactgaaggaaaagaaaaaggtcAACTTCCGGGTGAACCGCTTGCCACACCAATGGCAAACGTAACCAAGAGTTTGCCTGTAAGTTCTTCTGCACGTACGGCTCACAAAACTAATGATGGGGACAAGTCAAGTGAGGTCACGCATCTCGAGTCGGAGCAAAAACGCCAGgtgaaacagagacggaatgataaaaaaacagaacagaCAACGTCGCACAGCAAGGGTCAGCCCGATGTCTCTTCAGTTGCCGAGGTCACCTTGACGTTCCAGTTGAAAACTAAGACCAAAGATGGCGACGCCAACAATGAGACTTCTGCATCTGGAGACGCTGAGGGCGGCAGACACCCAGACGAAGGCGTGGTAGCCGGCCCACGAGAAGGCAACGAGGACCTCCGCCAAAAGCCGAGCAAGAAGCTGGACGACGAGGGCGAGCAGAAAAGTAGCCGATCCCAAATCGGCGGTTCAAGCAGTTCTTCCGTCAGAGAGGGCATTGCAGCcctgagagaggagaacagcgGCACATCCGGGCCCGAGCTGCCATCAGGGTCTCATACGCAGGCATCTGAAACAGCTTCGAATAGTGCTGCTacaagaaagacaagatCGAGGAGTCAAGACGACGACGTCAACATCCAGGCGAAACCAAGCATCATCCTGTCTTCGACGAAGGATACAGGCGTCGGGAAATCTGAATCGTTGGTGACGCCACAAGTGCTCCGATCTCGTGCAGTGGTCCTGACAGCTGAAGCGCTCGCATTCCCTCAAGCCACCGAGACTGTCGTGATGCCTGGACAGCAAGCAGTTGTGGCCGCACAACATCGAGCAACTGCATGGACTGGGACGGATGGTTCACACGAACAAGCTGCGCCACGACGCCCTTAA